The DNA segment AATAAAATTTTTTGTAAACGAAGAATTTACAAAATAGAACTATTCTAGCTCTAATATTTTCCAAGGAAGCCCCTGAGTCATCAACTCATCCATAAATGGTTTAGCATCAAACTCTTCTATATTGAATACTCCCTTACCATCCCAAATACCTTTATAAAGCATTTTTGTTCCAATCATTGCAGGAACTCCTGTAGTATAACTAACTGCTTGAGCTCCTGTCTCTTTATAACACTCTTGATGGTCACAAACATTATAGATGTAGATTTTTTTCTTTTTACCATCTTTTAAACCTTCAATAATACAACCAATATTTGTTTTACCAACTGTTCTAGGACCCAAGCTTGCAGGATCTGGTAAAAGTGTAGTTAAAAACTCAATTGGAATAATCTCTACACCTTTGTGCATTACTGGTTCAATTCCCAACATTCCCACATTTTGTAGGCAGTTCATATGTTGGATATAAGAATCACCAAAAGTCATAAAGAATCTAATTCTTTTTAGTCCTTTAATATTTTTTGATAATGACTCTAACTCTTCATGGTATAGTAAATATGAAGGTTTTACTCCAACTTCTGGATAATCATGCTCAACTCTTATTTCCAATGGTTTAGTCTCAATCCATTTTCCATCTTCCCAGTATCTACCATTTGCAGATACTTCTCTTAAGTTGATTTCTGGATTAAAGTTTGTTGCAAAAGGGTATCCATGGTCACCTGCATTACAATCCATAATGTCTATATAATGAATCTCATCAAATAGATTTTGTTGAGCATAAGCACAATAAACTCCTGTAACACCTGGGTCAAAACCACTTCCTAAAAGTGCTTTAATTCCAGCTTCTTCAAACTGTTCATCCCTAGCCCATTGAAGTTTGTACTCAAATTTAGCTTCATCTGGGTGCTCATAGTTTGCAGTATCCACATAATCAACTTTACATTTTGTACAAGCATCCATAATTGTTAAATCTTGATACGGAAGTGCCACATTTAAAACAACTTTTGGATTAAGTTTGTTGATTAACTCTACTAAACTATCCACGCTGTCTGCGTCAACTTGTGCAACACCAATCTCAACACCTTGGTTCTTTTTAATATCTGCAGCGATTGCTTCGCACTTTGATAAAGTTCTAGAAGCTAGTGTTATTTTTTCGAATGTATCAATATTCATAGCACACTTAACTGTGGCAACTCTACTTACTCCACCCGCACCGATTATTAAAATACCTTTTTTATCCATTAAAATCTCCAATAAAAATATCAATATTATAAGATTAGTTTTGTAAAAAAGTGGTAAATTTTGTTACTACTTGTGTCTCTAATTTGTAACCACTTGAAAATGGCTTCCAATAAAAACACTTGAAAAACAATTTTTCTTTTGATATAATTCGCACCTGTCTTCACACTGGGGGTGACTTGGTATCGATTAGAGCAGTGAGGATCAGTTGCATGTCGGCCTGAGCATGCCGTTACGCGGCTCATTTTTTTTAGACGCAAACAATACAAATTACGCTCCAGCTTACGCAAAAGCTGCGTAAGTTTAACAACTTATAGGACTCGCCTAACGGCTTGAGACCTCGGAGGTTCACTCAGTAGATTCTATCTATGCTGATTATAGTGGATTCACCCAGATAGATTATCTTAAAAGGATTGATTGACCTTTTTTGAGACATTTTAAATCTTAGCTTTTTAGTTGCCTTGCGAGTTGTGCTGCTAGAAAGTGAAATTTTACAACTCCTCTAAACATGTAGACGCTGGTAGTAATTGTTTTAAGACTCCGGTTCAATCCCGGACACCTCCACCATATTTCAGAAAAATTACAAAAACTTTTAATAGGATTGTGCTCACTGAGAGTGGCACAAATAATCTTGCATTTTTTTCAAAGATTTCAACAATAAAACCTATGGTTTTATAATCTCTATTGTGCACACGCTTATTACTTTTTGGTGTCAAAAAGTAATAAAGCGCTACTCTCGAAGAGAGAGCAAGAGAATCTACAAGCTTTAGCTTTTAGTAAAAGAGGTCATTACTCTATAAAGTATGAAAAAAATTTAACTTCCTTTTGGATTGTGAGTAACTGAACTAAGAATATAATCTACAATACCTAAATTATTAATTTTATCAAAAGCTATAAATACCATTGAAATCACAATTGCAAACAATAAACTTAACATCGAACCTATTAAAAAATATTCAGCCTTGATTTGTTTATCTATCTCTTTATATCTAGCAATAGTTTTAAACACAATAACAATAGATATTAACGTCCAATTTTGAGATACTACCCCTATAAAATATAATATTCTTTCAATAAAACCTATAATTCTAGAATTGTTATCTACTTCTATATCACTATTTTTATCTAATGGTTTAACTGTTTCAATAATCTCTTCTATGATTGTCTCAGTAGATGTAGAGTTGTTAGTTATTATTTTCTTTATTTTTGTTTGATTTTCAGATTTTTCTGAACTTGTATTAGTTTTTATTTTCAATATTATATTTTCTATAAAGTCATTGACACAATACAATAACACTAAACTTGTAGAAAATAGAAAAATAATAGAAAAAAATCTATTTAAACCGATATCAAAACATTTAGATACAAGAGTAAATATAACAATTGATAAAAAAATAAATATAGATGATTTATTCAATACTATTTCCTCTCTCTAGATTTAAATCTTTAAAATAGGTCTTTTCTAATTTTTTAGTGTCATTTTCAAATGATAATTCTATATGCTCAAATATATTTGTCACTAAAATATATTTAGATCTCTCGGCAAAATAATATACTGCTCTTTGTTTTATATGCATTAACTCTTCTATCTCTTTTAAATTTTTATTTTGAACAACTTTATAATATAAAAAATCTTTTTGTTTATCTGTTAAGTTTGATAAACAATCTTCCAAAAGAGTTCCTATACTATTTAGCAATATAGTTTTATAAATTTCATCTTCAATATAAAAGCTGTATTTTTTTTCTTTTTTATCTAAAATTTCATTTATATTTGTTAATCCTGAGCCCAACATTCTAGAGTGGTCATTTTTATTTATTTCTCCAGAAATAGTTCCATAACCCAACGCAAAACGGCACTCTATATTTTTTGATAAAAATGAGATATCTAAATAAAAAAGCATCTGTAAAAGAGTCTTAATATCTTTCATTACAACTTGAAAATCATCTCCAACTTTAACTTCTAATTTTGAAAGAGTACTATTTTCAAATTTTTTCTGTGAATTAGAAATAATATCTATCATAATTTTTGACAATTCATTTGAATCAAATTTTCTACTATTTTTTATGTCACCCATTAATATAAAGTATCTACTCATTTTATCTCACTAATCTTTAGATTATAAAATAATACAATATATAATCTTAATATTGCATGTTTTAATATGCAATTTACACTTTTGCATCTTTTAATGTGCAATTTATACTTTTGCATGTTTTAATGTGCAATTGAACCTTCATTCTTCTTTCCAACCTCTGCAACTGCCGAAAAAATATAAAAGTATTTATGATAAGCGTGAGGAGTGTTTGAATAATAAAAAGAGACAAATTCTCTTTTTATTATGAGTTCCTCAACGCAATAAATATTTTTATATTTTTGAGGGGATTTGCTTTAGCAAATAGTGAAGCCGTTGGTAGTTTTTCTCAAAAAGAGTGCAAGCACAGGCAATACTTTTTTCTATAAAAAAGTATTAAGCGCTACGCTTTGCAAAAGAGTACAAGAGAACTTGTGCAACACAAAGTGTGCACAAAAAAACATGAAAAACCATTTAAAATAATCCCTAAAAACACAAAAAAATTATTCAAAAAAGAAAAATCATACCTTTTTTGTCTTATTTTACAAAAAAATAAATCTTTTTTTAAAAAATATACAAATTTTATATAAAAAATAATACTATTTAAAGCCCTTTAAAACAACCATTTATAGGATAAATAAATTAAAAATAACCAAAAAGTATCTTCAAAAGTAAATATTATAAATATTTTTTATTACTATTAAAATACTCTCTTCTTTTATACTTTCAAAATATCTTATAAAAGGATTTATAATGAGTAATAAAACATATTTAGAGTTGGCAAAAGAGCAATTGACTTCGCCATTAGACTACATTTTAAATAGTGCAAAAAGATTGCAAATAACAAATTGTAAAGAGACAATCAATGCAATTGGTGAAGAGATAAAAATTGAAATAGATAATATTAATTTTCAAATAAATAATATCTCATATTTAGAGCAAATTGATCACTCAAAGTTAGAGTTAAAAAGAAACAGTGTTGATTTTGATAGATTGATTAATAAAGTCTTAGATGATATATTACATCTTACAAAAATTAGACAAATAAAGATTGAAATTGATAGTCATAAAAGCAATGAGTTCTCTTCTGATCTAAAGATGCTTTACACAATTTTAGTAAATCTTATTGCAAATGCAATAGAGTTTTCATACAATAACACAACAATTCATGTTGTACTTTTTGAAGGACATGACAACTTCAAATTTATTGTAAAAAATGATGGCAGAGGTATAAAAAATGAGATTTCAAATAAAATCTTTGACAAATTTTACCAGTCAAATGATAGAGTTATAAGAATTCAAAAGACTCAAGGATTGGGACTATTTGTAATAAAAAACTTAGTTGATTTCTTACAAGGTTCAATTGAGTTTGATTCAAAAGAGAATGGTACAACTATCTTTGAAATAACTCTTCCAAAACTTTAATTACAAGATAGGGATTCTCCCTATTTTGTAAACTTCTTAACCAATTTAACTTTCCCAAACTCTACACCTGGTTGGTCATAAGTATTTATTTCAAAAAATTGACCAACAGCTGAAGTTAGTAGTTCATAATACAAAATCAAACTTCCAATATTTTCTGGTGTGATTTTATCTAATGTTATACAATCAGCAGGAATATTTTCATCAATAATAGTTTCATAGGTTGCGTCACACTCTGCATTTAGAAGAGTGTTGAATTTATGTCCGTTTATATAATCAACTTTATCTAAAAAGTCTAGATTCAATTTTGGCACTTTTATAGGCTTTTTAAAATCCTCTATTTTTATAACTGTAACTGTTTTATTTTTTGGTCCTTGAATTATTAGCTGTAAAAATGAGTGTTGATCAACTGAACCTATTAAATGAATAGGTGTAAGTCCTACACTATTTCCAATTTTATCAATTTTCCCCAATGACTCTGCCCAAAGTTGCACATACCATTGGTTAAAATAAGTAAAAAGCGTTGAATAAGTAAACATTACATTTATTGGATACTGTTTTGCAACTTTTGAATAAAAATATGCCTTCTCTAAAAGTCTGTTCTCTTTTCCTTCAAAAAAAGAGTTTACATAAGCCATTGCCCCTTTTAAAAGACTATTTACATCAAAATTTGCTAAAGCTAAAGGCACTATCCCAACAGCTGAAAGTACTGAAAATCTACCTCCAACATTTAGTGGAATATTAAACTGTTTTATACTATTTTTTTCAGCAAGCATTGATAAAGCTGAACCATTATCTGTAATAGCTACAACCCTTTGCATATCACTTTTACTTTTGAAAGAGAGTTTATATTTTTCCATAATATATTTAAAAATAGAAGTTGTTTCAATAGTTGAACCAGACTTTGAAATCACTATAAACATAGCTCTATTTTTATTTATTTTTTTTAGTGTTCTTGTAATATCAAGTGGATCTACATTTTCAAGGAAATATAGCTTTTTATCTGTTTTGGTTTGATCTTTTAGTAGCTCATAAACTGCTTTTGTACCCAATGAAGAACCACCAATACCAATAACAACAATATCTTTTATTAAGTTCTCTTTTAAATACTCATTTGTTTTTTTATACTTTTCAACCTCTTCAAGTAAAGAGAAACCATTTTCAGGAAGATTGTAATATCCTATCTTACCAGAGCTCCTCTCCTTTTGCAGTGCCGAAAAACTCTTTTTTATACTCTCTTTAGCTTTTTTCCCTATTTTTGCATCAAACTTGTGTTCAAAATCTAGCATTGAATTTCCCCTTCTTTAAACTTTAATGCTGTTTATAGCTTCTTTGCAAAGAGATGTTATCTCTTCAAAGTTATTTATTATTATCTCATCTTTTGGAACAAACCATGTTCCACCTACACATAGTACATTCTTTAATATTAAAAAATCATTTAAATTATTTAAATTAACTCCACCTGTTGGGCAAAAGTTCATTTTTGGGAAAGGTCCTGCAAAAGCTTTTAATATCTCAACACCACCACTTAGCGTTGCAGGGAAAAGTTTGCAGTAAAAGATATTATTATTTTGAGCAAGCATAACTTCACTTGCTGTTGCAACACCTGGAATAAGAGTAATCTCCTCTTTTTTTGAAGCATTAATTAACTCTTGAGAAATTCCTGGAGAGAAAACAAATTTAGCCCCAGCTTTTTTTGCTTTTATCAAATCCTCTTCATTGCAAACTGTTCCTGCTCCAACATTCATAGATGGAAGCTCTTTTGATACTATTTCAATGGCTTTAAGACCAGCTGGTGTTCTAAGAGTTATCTCCATAATATTTACTCCACCCTTTTGTAAAGCCTTTGCCAAAGGTAGAGCATCTTTTTCATCTTCTAGCGCAATTACTGGAACAATAGGAGAAATCTCCATTATATCTCTTGCATTCATCCTCTCTCCTTACCTACTAAATCAAAGATTGAACCACCCTCTTCCGCACTTGAAATATTGGCTCTAATTGTTGAAAAGAGTTCTCTTCCAACCCCATATCTATTTTTTGACAAATCTAAATTTAAAAGCTCTCTTCTATTTAACTCCTCTTCTTCCACCAAAAGAGTAACTTCAGAGTTTTTTATATCAAATCTAATTTTATCCCCACTTTTTATTTTTGCTATTACTCCACCATTTGAAGCCTCTGGAACTAAATGAATAGCAGAAGGAACTTTCCCCGAAGCTCCTGACATTCTTCCATCTGTTAATATTGCTACTTTATAACCTTTATCTTGCAAAGCTCCAAGTGGTGGCATAAGTCCATGAAGTTCTGGCATCCCATTTGCTTTTGGACCTTGAAATCGTACAACTGCTATAAAATCTTTTTCAAGTTTTCCCTCTTTGAACTCTTTTTGAAGTTGTTCTTGTGATTCAAAAACAAGAGCAGGAGCTTCTATAAACATCTGTTCCTCTTTTAGAGCTGATGTTTTTATAATACTTCTTCCAATATTTCCTTTTAAGAGTTTAAGTCCACCCTCACTTGAAAAAGGTTTCTCTACACTTGAGACAACCTCTTCATCTCTTGATGTTTTAGCTCCATCTTCAAAAAGAAGATAACTACCTCTTAGTTTTGGTTCAACTATAAAGTTTCCTAAACCTTTACCAACTATTGTTTCAATGTCATTATGAACTAAACCACTATTTAAAAGCTGTGAAATAACCACACTCATTCCACCAGCTTCTCTGAAATGATTTACATCTGCACTTCCATTTGGATACATTTTACATAATAATGGAATAACCTTTGAAAGATCATCAAAATCATCCCAAGTTAGAACTATTCCAGCAGCCTTTGCCATGGCTATTAGATGAATGGTATGGTTACTAGAACCACCAGTTGCCATAAGACCTATAATTGCATTTATAAAACTCTTCTCATCTATAATATCTGCAATACTTATCTTCTTTTCAACTAAACTTAAAACTCTTTTTGCAGCTTCTTGGGTTAAAGCATCTCTTAAAGGAGTATTTGTATTAACAAAAGAGCTATTTGGAAGTTGTAAACCCATCATCTCCAAAAGCATTTGATTTGAGTTTGCTGTTCCATAAAAAGTGCAAGTTCCACTACTATGGTATGAAGCTGATTCAGCCTCTAAAAGCTTATCTTTCCCAATTTTCCCAAGAGCATACTCTTGTCTAATTTTTGCTTTTTGAGAGTTTGAAATACCTGAAGGCATAGGGCCAGCTGGAACAAAAATACCAGGAAGATGACCAAAAGTCAGAGCTCCTATTAATAATCCAGGCACAATTTTATCGCAAACGCCTAAATAAAAAGCTCCATCATAAACATTATGTGAAAGGGCAATTGCTGTACCCATTGCAATATTATCTCTACTAAACAAAGACAGCTCCATACCTGTTTGTGATTGGGTAACCCCATCACACATAGCTGGAACTCCACCTGCAACTTGTGCAGTTGCTCCATTATCCAAAAGTGTTCTTTTTAATAAAGAGGGATAAACACTATAAGGTTCATGGGCAGATAACATATCATTGTATGCTGTTACAATTGCAATATTTGGAGCTTGCATTGCTGTCATAAATTTTTTTTCGCTGCTTCTTAGAGGAGCAATTGCATGGGCTAAATTACTGCAACCTACCCTTTGTCTATTTGTTCCACTCTTTTTTGCTTCACTTACTCTATTTAGGTAAATCTCTCTACTACTTTTTGAACGTTCAATAACCCTGTTTGTTACATTTTCAACTACTCTATTCATGCGTAATATACCTCTACCTCAGAATCAGTGTTGTTTAGTACTGCACTGATTGGATTTTTTAATATATCATTTGACTTTGAAGCCTCTTCATAAACCTTTAACTTCTCTTTTCCCTCAATATGAAGGATAATATTTTTAGCACTTAAAATTGCACCTAATGTTAGACTCATTCTTTTATGGGGTGCATCATTTGGTGTTATTGCTATACATAAACTGTTGTTTTCTAAATCATAAGCCTCTTTTAGTTTTTTATTATTTGGAAAGAGGGAAGCAGTATGGGAATCTGCACCCATACCCAAAACAACTAAATCAAAAGGATAAAGCATCTTTTTGTACTTATCTGAACAAACTATTTCACACTCATTTGGCTCTTTGTCATTAATATACATTCCCACAAAATTTGCTTTTGAAGCATTGTTTTGCATCAAATACTCTTTTACAAGTAATTCATTACTATCTTTATGCTCCTTTGGAACCCATCTTTCATCTACTAATCCAATATAAACACTCTCCCAAGGAATATCAAAAGTTGAAAGCTTCTTAAAAAATTCTTTGGGAGTATTTCCTCCTGATAAAAGAAGAGAAGTTTTACCTTTTTCATCAATTGCTTCTTGTAAAATCAAAGCAATATGAGAGGCTAATTCATCTGTTAACTGCTCCTTTGAAGGAAATTTTTTAAAATTATTCATCATTCCAACTTCTTCCATCATGGGCAATCATCTGTACTGCTGCTGTTGGTCCATCACTTCCTGCTGTATATTTTTTCATTGGAACCAAATTACTCTCCCAACCTTCTAAAATAGGGTCAGCCCATTTCCAAGCTGCTTCCACCTCATCAAGTCTCATAAATAGTGTTGGATTTGCTCTAATTACATCTAAAATAAGTCTCTCATAGGCATCTGGTTTTCTTTTGTCTGTGTGGGGAGCATTAAGTTCTAAATTTACCTCTTGAAGTTGCATTGTTTCACTAAGCCCTGGAATTTTATTCATAAGCCTAAGTTCAATACTCTCTTCAGGTTGAAGTTTAATTACCAATTTATTGTCAGCAATAGAACAGCAGTTGCTCTTTTCAAAAATTGAGTGAGGCATAGTTTTAAACTGGATTACAATTTCAGAGTTTCTTTTTTGCATCCTTTTCCCACTTCTTATATAAAAAGGAACTCCATTCCATCTCCAATTATCAATATCTACTCTCATTGCGGCATAGGTTTCAGTATTGCTTTGTTTTACTTCACCATCTAAATATCCAGAAACCAACTCACCCATAGATGAACCAGCTGTATATTGAGCTCTTACCGTTTTAGTTGCAATTTCAGCAGGAGTAATAGGTCTTAAAGTTTTTAAAACTTTTACTTTTTCATCCCTTGTATCATTTGCATCAAGAGAACATGGTGGCTCCATAGCTATTAAACAAAGAAGTTGCATAAGATGGTTTTGTATCATATCCCTTAGAGCTCCATACTCATTATAATAATCCCATCTTCCCTCAGCTCCAACACTCTCCGCAACTGTAATTTGTACATGGTCAATATGATTTGAACTCCATAAATGCATAAAAAGTCTATTTGAAAATCTCAAAGCCATAATATTTTGAACTGTATCTTTACCCAAGTAGTGGTCAATTCTATAGATTTGATCCTCTTTGAAATACTCCAATACTCTTTGATTTATTGCTTGAGAAGATTTCAAATCTTTCCCTAAAGGTTTTTCTAAAACAACCCTTGAATTTTCATTTATTAGATTGTATTCAAAAAGTTGTTGGCAAATATCTCCAAAAAATTTTGGTGAAGTTGAAAGATAATTTACCCTATCTCTATCATCGTATTCATCAAGAAGTTTTTGAAGTTTTTCATACCCTTGATTTTGGGCAAAATCAACAGTTACCAAAGTTAGTTTTTTTTCAAATCTAGAAAAGTCATCTTCATTGAAACTTTTAGTAGGCAAAAATTCTATTAGTTTCTCTTTTACTAAAGAGATATGCTCTTCATTTGAGATATCTCTTCTTGAAACAGTAATAACTCTACTATTCTCTCCTAAATATCCATCTTTGCAAAGGTGATATAAAGCAGGCATTAACTTTCTAAAGGCTAAATCCCCATGACCACCAAACAGAATAAAATCACATAAATTGTTTTTTGCACTCATCTTTATCACCTTATTTCTTTAGATGATTATAGGGAAAAAAAGTTACAAAATGATTATTTTTTGTTTTTTTTCTTCTCTAAATCATAAAAATAGTTTGTTGCTTCAACAAAACCATCAACTGATCCGCAATCAAATCTT comes from the Halarcobacter ebronensis genome and includes:
- a CDS encoding saccharopine dehydrogenase family protein, with translation MDKKGILIIGAGGVSRVATVKCAMNIDTFEKITLASRTLSKCEAIAADIKKNQGVEIGVAQVDADSVDSLVELINKLNPKVVLNVALPYQDLTIMDACTKCKVDYVDTANYEHPDEAKFEYKLQWARDEQFEEAGIKALLGSGFDPGVTGVYCAYAQQNLFDEIHYIDIMDCNAGDHGYPFATNFNPEINLREVSANGRYWEDGKWIETKPLEIRVEHDYPEVGVKPSYLLYHEELESLSKNIKGLKRIRFFMTFGDSYIQHMNCLQNVGMLGIEPVMHKGVEIIPIEFLTTLLPDPASLGPRTVGKTNIGCIIEGLKDGKKKKIYIYNVCDHQECYKETGAQAVSYTTGVPAMIGTKMLYKGIWDGKGVFNIEEFDAKPFMDELMTQGLPWKILELE
- a CDS encoding SatD family protein; translated protein: MSRYFILMGDIKNSRKFDSNELSKIMIDIISNSQKKFENSTLSKLEVKVGDDFQVVMKDIKTLLQMLFYLDISFLSKNIECRFALGYGTISGEINKNDHSRMLGSGLTNINEILDKKEKKYSFYIEDEIYKTILLNSIGTLLEDCLSNLTDKQKDFLYYKVVQNKNLKEIEELMHIKQRAVYYFAERSKYILVTNIFEHIELSFENDTKKLEKTYFKDLNLERGNSIE
- a CDS encoding sensor histidine kinase — encoded protein: MSNKTYLELAKEQLTSPLDYILNSAKRLQITNCKETINAIGEEIKIEIDNINFQINNISYLEQIDHSKLELKRNSVDFDRLINKVLDDILHLTKIRQIKIEIDSHKSNEFSSDLKMLYTILVNLIANAIEFSYNNTTIHVVLFEGHDNFKFIVKNDGRGIKNEISNKIFDKFYQSNDRVIRIQKTQGLGLFVIKNLVDFLQGSIEFDSKENGTTIFEITLPKL
- a CDS encoding glucose-6-phosphate isomerase; this translates as MLDFEHKFDAKIGKKAKESIKKSFSALQKERSSGKIGYYNLPENGFSLLEEVEKYKKTNEYLKENLIKDIVVIGIGGSSLGTKAVYELLKDQTKTDKKLYFLENVDPLDITRTLKKINKNRAMFIVISKSGSTIETTSIFKYIMEKYKLSFKSKSDMQRVVAITDNGSALSMLAEKNSIKQFNIPLNVGGRFSVLSAVGIVPLALANFDVNSLLKGAMAYVNSFFEGKENRLLEKAYFYSKVAKQYPINVMFTYSTLFTYFNQWYVQLWAESLGKIDKIGNSVGLTPIHLIGSVDQHSFLQLIIQGPKNKTVTVIKIEDFKKPIKVPKLNLDFLDKVDYINGHKFNTLLNAECDATYETIIDENIPADCITLDKITPENIGSLILYYELLTSAVGQFFEINTYDQPGVEFGKVKLVKKFTK
- the eda gene encoding bifunctional 4-hydroxy-2-oxoglutarate aldolase/2-dehydro-3-deoxy-phosphogluconate aldolase codes for the protein MNARDIMEISPIVPVIALEDEKDALPLAKALQKGGVNIMEITLRTPAGLKAIEIVSKELPSMNVGAGTVCNEEDLIKAKKAGAKFVFSPGISQELINASKKEEITLIPGVATASEVMLAQNNNIFYCKLFPATLSGGVEILKAFAGPFPKMNFCPTGGVNLNNLNDFLILKNVLCVGGTWFVPKDEIIINNFEEITSLCKEAINSIKV
- the edd gene encoding phosphogluconate dehydratase, yielding MNRVVENVTNRVIERSKSSREIYLNRVSEAKKSGTNRQRVGCSNLAHAIAPLRSSEKKFMTAMQAPNIAIVTAYNDMLSAHEPYSVYPSLLKRTLLDNGATAQVAGGVPAMCDGVTQSQTGMELSLFSRDNIAMGTAIALSHNVYDGAFYLGVCDKIVPGLLIGALTFGHLPGIFVPAGPMPSGISNSQKAKIRQEYALGKIGKDKLLEAESASYHSSGTCTFYGTANSNQMLLEMMGLQLPNSSFVNTNTPLRDALTQEAAKRVLSLVEKKISIADIIDEKSFINAIIGLMATGGSSNHTIHLIAMAKAAGIVLTWDDFDDLSKVIPLLCKMYPNGSADVNHFREAGGMSVVISQLLNSGLVHNDIETIVGKGLGNFIVEPKLRGSYLLFEDGAKTSRDEEVVSSVEKPFSSEGGLKLLKGNIGRSIIKTSALKEEQMFIEAPALVFESQEQLQKEFKEGKLEKDFIAVVRFQGPKANGMPELHGLMPPLGALQDKGYKVAILTDGRMSGASGKVPSAIHLVPEASNGGVIAKIKSGDKIRFDIKNSEVTLLVEEEELNRRELLNLDLSKNRYGVGRELFSTIRANISSAEEGGSIFDLVGKERG
- the pgl gene encoding 6-phosphogluconolactonase; this translates as MMEEVGMMNNFKKFPSKEQLTDELASHIALILQEAIDEKGKTSLLLSGGNTPKEFFKKLSTFDIPWESVYIGLVDERWVPKEHKDSNELLVKEYLMQNNASKANFVGMYINDKEPNECEIVCSDKYKKMLYPFDLVVLGMGADSHTASLFPNNKKLKEAYDLENNSLCIAITPNDAPHKRMSLTLGAILSAKNIILHIEGKEKLKVYEEASKSNDILKNPISAVLNNTDSEVEVYYA
- the zwf gene encoding glucose-6-phosphate dehydrogenase; its protein translation is MSAKNNLCDFILFGGHGDLAFRKLMPALYHLCKDGYLGENSRVITVSRRDISNEEHISLVKEKLIEFLPTKSFNEDDFSRFEKKLTLVTVDFAQNQGYEKLQKLLDEYDDRDRVNYLSTSPKFFGDICQQLFEYNLINENSRVVLEKPLGKDLKSSQAINQRVLEYFKEDQIYRIDHYLGKDTVQNIMALRFSNRLFMHLWSSNHIDHVQITVAESVGAEGRWDYYNEYGALRDMIQNHLMQLLCLIAMEPPCSLDANDTRDEKVKVLKTLRPITPAEIATKTVRAQYTAGSSMGELVSGYLDGEVKQSNTETYAAMRVDIDNWRWNGVPFYIRSGKRMQKRNSEIVIQFKTMPHSIFEKSNCCSIADNKLVIKLQPEESIELRLMNKIPGLSETMQLQEVNLELNAPHTDKRKPDAYERLILDVIRANPTLFMRLDEVEAAWKWADPILEGWESNLVPMKKYTAGSDGPTAAVQMIAHDGRSWNDE